One stretch of Armatimonadota bacterium DNA includes these proteins:
- a CDS encoding nucleotide exchange factor GrpE, whose product MSEREDRLNGQSEPREDFAEAPASDGGDLPEPAEPAEVRPEEVARLREEVERYRQEAERNWQQFLHAAADLENYKKLAARRQEEAVARVRRAMLHLVLGVLDNLERAIQYGEQAQDNQAVEGILEGLRMTHRSVLEQLSLLGVRPMEAAGARFDPARHEAVDQVPAEEAGVEPGTVVDVVQQGYLVGEEVLRPARVRVAQ is encoded by the coding sequence ATGTCGGAGCGGGAGGATCGTCTGAACGGGCAAAGCGAGCCCCGGGAGGACTTCGCGGAAGCCCCGGCCTCCGACGGGGGAGACCTCCCGGAGCCCGCGGAGCCGGCGGAGGTGCGCCCCGAGGAGGTGGCGCGCCTGCGGGAGGAGGTGGAGCGCTACCGCCAGGAGGCGGAGCGCAACTGGCAGCAGTTCCTGCACGCGGCCGCGGACCTGGAGAACTACAAGAAGCTGGCGGCCCGGCGGCAGGAGGAGGCCGTGGCCCGCGTCCGACGGGCCATGCTGCACCTGGTGCTGGGGGTGCTCGACAACCTGGAGCGGGCCATCCAGTACGGAGAGCAGGCCCAGGACAACCAGGCGGTGGAGGGCATCCTCGAGGGCCTCCGCATGACGCACCGCTCCGTCCTGGAACAGCTGAGCCTCCTGGGGGTGCGGCCCATGGAGGCCGCGGGCGCCCGGTTCGACCCTGCCCGTCACGAGGCCGTGGATCAGGTGCCCGCGGAGGAGGCCGGGGTGGAGCCGGGCACGGTGGTGGACGTGGTTCAGCAAGGATACCTGGTGGGCGAGGAGGTGCTGCGGCCCGCGCGGGTCCGCGTGGCCCAGTAG
- a CDS encoding MerR family transcriptional regulator, whose product MGQRRFKTDTTPVYAIGIAAELLGVHPRTLRIYEEKGLIRPARRNRIRLFSDRDLQRVRLIQYLTREVGLNLAGVKLFLEIQDRYEFVAEVILQSAGKRTIRERGD is encoded by the coding sequence TTGGGGCAGCGGAGGTTCAAGACGGACACCACGCCGGTCTACGCCATCGGCATCGCTGCGGAACTGCTGGGCGTCCATCCGAGAACCCTCCGGATCTACGAGGAGAAAGGGCTGATCCGGCCCGCCCGGCGGAACCGGATCCGCCTGTTCAGCGACCGCGACCTCCAGCGGGTCCGGCTCATCCAGTACTTGACCCGGGAGGTCGGGCTCAACCTGGCCGGGGTGAAGCTCTTTCTGGAGATCCAGGACCGGTACGAGTTCGTGGCAGAGGTCATCCTGCAGTCCGCCGGAAAGCGAACCATTCGGGAAAGGGGGGATTGA
- a CDS encoding Hsp20/alpha crystallin family protein: MGILRWDPIRELRTMRRTLERLLDEFVEGFGTELEVPERPREAEVWRPAVELYETDTDVVVRAALPGVDPKSIDVQVDDRTVTLVAERREEKEERGRSYHRRELRYGRFERTLPLPTEVKPDQAKATYRDGVLEVRVPKAEAAQARKVKVEVR, translated from the coding sequence ATGGGCATCCTGCGGTGGGATCCGATTCGGGAGCTCCGAACCATGCGGCGCACCCTCGAGCGCCTGCTGGACGAGTTCGTGGAGGGCTTCGGGACGGAGCTGGAGGTCCCGGAGCGCCCGCGGGAGGCGGAGGTGTGGCGGCCCGCGGTGGAGCTCTATGAGACGGATACGGACGTGGTGGTCCGGGCGGCGCTGCCGGGGGTGGATCCAAAGAGCATCGACGTGCAGGTGGACGACCGCACCGTGACCCTGGTGGCGGAGCGCCGGGAGGAGAAGGAGGAGCGCGGCCGCAGCTACCACCGCCGGGAGCTGCGCTACGGCCGGTTTGAGCGGACCCTGCCGCTTCCCACGGAGGTGAAGCCGGACCAGGCGAAGGCCACGTACCGGGACGGGGTGCTGGAGGTCCGCGTTCCCAAGGCCGAGGCCGCACAGGCCCGGAAGGTGAAGGTGGAAGTTCGGTGA
- the dnaK gene encoding molecular chaperone DnaK: MGKVVGIDLGTTNSVIAAIIGGEPVVIPNREGSRLTPSVVAFTKTGERLVGQMAKRQAILNPENTIYSIKRFMGRRYSEVETERKMVPYKVVEGQHGMACVYVPAVDRTFTPEEISAMILQKLKEDAEAYLGEKIDGAVITVPAYFNDAQRTATKNAGEIAGLKVLRIINEPTAACLAYGLDKKGSETVLVWDLGGGTFDVSILEIGEGVFQVRATAGDTHLGGDDWDERIVNWLAEEFRKEHGIDLRQDRQALQRLREAAERAKIELSAMVQTTINLPFITADATGPKHLDMVLTRAKFEELTADLVERCIPPYRQAMGDAKLSERDLHEVILVGGSTRMPMIQELVRRLTGKEPSKEVHPDEVVAVGAAIQAGVLAGQVREVVLLDVTPLSLGIETLGGVMTVLIPRNTTIPTRKSEIFTTAEDGQTQVEIHVLQGERPMARDNRTLGRFILDGIPPAPRGVPKIEVTFDIDANGILAVSAKDLATGREQSIRITGTSTLTREEIERMVREAEQHAEEDRRKREEAEILNRGDSMAYQAERLLRDQLSAAPESDRKPLEEKAKELRHAVQARDVAKVKQLTEELQQMIFRISERLYRAAASGTPSGGGGGERRGPDDVIDAEYKPSDQ; this comes from the coding sequence ATGGGCAAGGTGGTGGGGATTGATCTCGGCACCACGAACTCTGTCATCGCCGCCATCATCGGCGGGGAACCCGTGGTGATCCCCAACCGCGAGGGCAGCCGCCTCACGCCGTCCGTGGTGGCCTTCACGAAGACGGGCGAACGCCTGGTGGGCCAGATGGCCAAGCGCCAGGCCATCCTGAACCCCGAGAACACCATCTACTCCATCAAGCGGTTCATGGGCCGCCGGTACAGCGAGGTGGAGACGGAGCGGAAGATGGTGCCCTACAAGGTGGTGGAGGGACAGCACGGGATGGCCTGTGTGTACGTACCCGCCGTGGACCGCACCTTCACCCCGGAGGAGATCTCCGCCATGATCCTCCAGAAGCTCAAGGAGGACGCGGAGGCGTACCTGGGGGAGAAGATCGACGGGGCGGTGATCACGGTCCCCGCGTACTTCAACGATGCCCAGCGCACCGCCACCAAGAACGCGGGGGAGATCGCAGGCCTGAAGGTCCTGCGCATCATCAACGAGCCCACCGCGGCCTGCCTGGCCTATGGCCTCGACAAGAAGGGATCGGAGACGGTGCTGGTGTGGGACCTCGGAGGGGGCACCTTCGACGTCTCCATCCTGGAGATCGGGGAAGGCGTGTTCCAGGTCCGGGCCACGGCCGGCGACACGCACCTGGGCGGGGACGACTGGGACGAGCGGATCGTGAACTGGCTTGCGGAGGAGTTCCGCAAGGAGCACGGCATTGACCTCCGGCAGGACCGGCAGGCGCTGCAACGCCTCCGGGAGGCCGCGGAGCGGGCGAAGATCGAGCTCAGCGCCATGGTCCAGACCACCATCAACCTCCCCTTCATCACCGCGGATGCCACGGGTCCCAAGCACCTGGACATGGTCCTCACCCGGGCCAAGTTCGAGGAGCTCACCGCGGACCTGGTGGAACGGTGCATCCCGCCCTATCGCCAGGCCATGGGTGACGCCAAGCTCAGCGAGCGGGACCTCCACGAGGTCATCCTGGTGGGCGGCAGCACCCGCATGCCCATGATCCAGGAGCTGGTGCGGCGGCTCACCGGGAAGGAACCCAGCAAGGAGGTCCACCCGGACGAGGTGGTGGCGGTGGGCGCCGCCATCCAGGCAGGCGTGCTGGCGGGTCAGGTGCGGGAGGTGGTTCTGCTGGACGTGACCCCGCTGTCGTTGGGCATCGAGACCCTGGGCGGGGTCATGACCGTCCTCATCCCCCGCAACACCACCATCCCCACCCGCAAGAGCGAGATCTTCACCACCGCGGAGGACGGGCAGACGCAGGTGGAGATCCACGTGCTGCAGGGAGAGCGGCCCATGGCCCGGGACAACCGGACCCTGGGCCGGTTCATCCTGGACGGGATCCCGCCCGCTCCGCGCGGGGTGCCCAAGATCGAGGTCACCTTCGACATCGACGCGAACGGCATCCTCGCCGTCTCCGCGAAGGACCTGGCCACGGGCCGGGAGCAGTCCATCCGGATCACGGGCACCAGCACCCTCACCCGGGAGGAGATCGAGCGCATGGTCCGGGAGGCGGAGCAGCACGCGGAGGAGGACCGCCGCAAGCGGGAGGAGGCGGAGATCCTGAACCGCGGGGACAGCATGGCCTATCAGGCGGAGCGGCTCCTGCGGGACCAGCTGAGCGCGGCTCCGGAGAGCGACCGCAAACCCCTGGAGGAGAAGGCGAAGGAGCTGCGACACGCGGTCCAGGCCCGGGACGTGGCAAAGGTCAAGCAGCTCACGGAAGAGCTGCAGCAGATGATCTTCCGCATCTCCGAGCGGCTGTACCGCGCCGCCGCGAGCGGCACCCCCTCGGGCGGAGGAGGTGGGGAGCGACGGGGGCCGGACGACGTGATCGACGCGGAGTACAAGCCCAGCGACCAGTAG
- a CDS encoding DNA-3-methyladenine glycosylase 2 family protein, translated as MSSFELPAPGLHLKRTLSCGQAFRWTWAGRWARGVVGRTVLWLEPMPGHLRVHPEGEPLGPEAVRAYLFGGGPVRAAERRLCSDPVLRQILPLTRGISLLAQHPWEALCSFLISQNNNIPKIRLSIERLCRALGERIPARGEAFTFPSPERIAEAPPRILRDAALGYRAPYLRATARLVADRLVDLEALRRASLEEARTALLALPGVGEKVAECVLLFGLGHREAFPVDVWVRRAVLELYFRGRARTPREIRTWARERFGPLAGLAQQHLYHFARTSWGFGRDRRGEAV; from the coding sequence GTGAGCTCCTTCGAGCTCCCGGCGCCCGGGCTGCACCTGAAGCGCACCCTGAGCTGCGGCCAGGCCTTCCGGTGGACCTGGGCAGGGCGGTGGGCGCGCGGGGTGGTGGGCCGCACGGTGCTTTGGCTGGAGCCCATGCCGGGTCACCTACGGGTCCACCCGGAAGGGGAGCCGCTTGGCCCGGAAGCCGTGCGGGCATACCTGTTCGGCGGCGGACCCGTGCGGGCGGCGGAGCGGCGGCTGTGCTCCGACCCCGTGCTCCGTCAGATCCTCCCCCTCACCCGCGGCATCTCCCTCCTGGCCCAGCACCCCTGGGAGGCGCTCTGCAGCTTCCTCATCTCCCAGAACAACAACATCCCCAAGATCCGGCTCAGCATCGAGCGGCTGTGCCGGGCGCTGGGGGAAAGGATCCCGGCCCGGGGAGAAGCGTTCACGTTCCCGTCTCCCGAACGGATCGCGGAGGCCCCGCCCCGGATCCTCAGGGACGCAGCCCTCGGGTACCGCGCCCCGTACCTCCGGGCCACCGCCCGCCTGGTGGCAGACCGCCTCGTGGACCTCGAGGCCCTGCGCCGGGCCTCCCTCGAGGAGGCGCGGACAGCGCTTCTGGCGCTTCCCGGGGTGGGCGAGAAGGTGGCGGAGTGCGTGCTCCTCTTCGGCCTGGGACACCGGGAGGCGTTCCCCGTGGACGTGTGGGTGCGGCGGGCGGTCCTCGAGCTGTACTTCCGCGGACGCGCCCGCACCCCACGCGAGATCCGGACCTGGGCGCGGGAGCGGTTCGGCCCCCTTGCAGGCTTGGCCCAGCAGCACCTCTACCATTTCGCCCGCACCTCCTGGGGATTTGGACGCGACCGGCGCGGGGAAGCCGTCTAG
- a CDS encoding EamA family transporter yields MSLLALLLLLAAALVHATWNLLAKRAGGGVALTWLFEALAVLLYLPVAVASAVLQRPRMGGWEVGFVLGSAALHLGYFLALQRGYRAGDLSLVYPVARGTGPLLATLAAIALLGERPRAAALIGALLILASLFSLADVQAFWQSPARDRSALGYGILTGVFIAGYTLWDKHAVSALGIPPVLLDWGSHLGRWLLLTPLIRTRWPEVRRHWRVHRLEVFGLAVLVPLSYILVLTALRSSPVSAIAPAREVSILIGTWLGTRVLGEQEAWRRLLVACGMTAGVILLVA; encoded by the coding sequence ATGAGCCTACTGGCCCTACTGCTCCTCCTGGCGGCCGCCCTGGTGCACGCCACCTGGAACCTGCTCGCGAAACGCGCGGGGGGTGGGGTGGCCCTCACGTGGTTGTTCGAAGCCCTTGCCGTCCTCCTGTACCTGCCCGTGGCGGTCGCCTCCGCGGTGCTTCAGAGGCCCCGAATGGGAGGGTGGGAGGTGGGGTTCGTACTGGGATCCGCGGCTCTGCACCTGGGCTACTTCCTCGCCCTGCAGCGAGGGTACCGCGCGGGAGACCTCTCCCTGGTGTATCCGGTGGCGCGGGGCACGGGGCCGCTCCTGGCCACCCTGGCGGCCATCGCCCTCTTGGGGGAGCGGCCCCGGGCCGCGGCCCTCATCGGAGCCCTGCTGATCCTCGCCAGCCTGTTCAGCCTCGCGGACGTGCAGGCCTTCTGGCAATCCCCGGCCCGGGACCGGTCCGCCCTGGGCTACGGAATCCTCACGGGGGTCTTCATCGCGGGCTACACCCTGTGGGACAAGCACGCGGTGAGCGCTCTTGGGATCCCTCCGGTCCTCCTGGACTGGGGGAGCCATCTCGGGCGGTGGCTCCTGCTCACCCCGCTCATCCGGACCCGGTGGCCGGAGGTCAGGAGGCACTGGCGGGTTCACCGCCTGGAGGTCTTCGGGCTCGCGGTGCTGGTTCCCCTCTCGTACATCCTCGTGCTCACCGCCCTGCGCAGTAGCCCCGTGAGCGCCATCGCACCCGCCCGGGAGGTGAGCATCCTCATCGGAACCTGGCTGGGAACCCGGGTGTTGGGGGAGCAGGAAGCGTGGCGACGGCTGCTGGTGGCCTGCGGGATGACCGCGGGGGTGATCCTGTTGGTGGCCTGA
- a CDS encoding NUDIX domain-containing protein, protein MTGFEEEVLVVPRARLFQGDCFEGLRRQGIPEFLARIRRYGSFRRRGEVEDDPSWKQIIPYAVVRRGREVFLFRRTDRGGDPRLHHRYAIGVGGHVNAQDADDPIESGLRRELAEELEFTAPWEAQLVAVLNDESTPVSRVHFGLVYEVRTEGDVRVREVQRLVGGFVPVKRLRDYYPGMESWSQRVVEGFGW, encoded by the coding sequence CTGGTGGTCCCCCGGGCGCGGTTGTTCCAGGGGGACTGCTTCGAGGGCCTGAGACGGCAAGGGATCCCGGAGTTCCTGGCGCGGATCCGACGGTACGGATCCTTTCGCCGCCGCGGAGAGGTGGAGGACGACCCCTCGTGGAAGCAGATCATCCCGTACGCGGTGGTGCGCCGCGGCAGAGAGGTGTTCCTCTTCCGGCGCACGGACCGGGGTGGGGATCCACGGCTGCACCACCGGTACGCCATCGGGGTGGGCGGCCACGTCAACGCGCAGGACGCGGACGATCCCATCGAATCCGGGTTGCGGCGGGAGCTGGCGGAGGAGCTGGAGTTCACCGCCCCCTGGGAGGCCCAGCTGGTGGCCGTGCTCAACGACGAGAGCACGCCCGTGAGCCGGGTCCACTTCGGGCTGGTGTACGAGGTGCGGACGGAAGGGGACGTCCGGGTCCGGGAGGTCCAGAGGCTGGTGGGCGGGTTCGTCCCCGTGAAGCGCCTGCGGGACTACTACCCCGGGATGGAGAGCTGGTCCCAGCGGGTGGTGGAGGGGTTCGGGTGGTGA